From the genome of Xylocopa sonorina isolate GNS202 unplaced genomic scaffold, iyXylSono1_principal scaffold0162, whole genome shotgun sequence, one region includes:
- the LOC143432408 gene encoding uncharacterized protein LOC143432408 — protein MAHKKSLKRTLKDLRGNKQLFGGAFILLANDFRQTLPVIPRSVPADELNACLKSSVLWRYVEKISLKTNMRVQLQQDESSEPFAKQLLDIGNGKMEIDQSTHCITLPENFCHIVKSTDELIAKAFSNLSQNYKNNQRISERAILAAKNIDVNLINCTIQIKIPDEETTYKSIDTVVNHDESVNYPTEFFNSLDLQGMPPHILSLEIGPPIILLRNINPSQLCNGTRLSVKKLINNIIEATILKGKHQGEHVLLPRNPIIPTNTSFEFKRLQFPVRLVFAMTINKTQEQSLQVCGLNLVNPCFSYGQLYVGCSRVGKPSNLFILAPDRKTNNVVYLQALLR, from the coding sequence ATGGCACACAAGAAATCATTGAAACGTACATTAAAAGATTTGAGAGGAAATAAGCAGCTCTTTGGTGGTGCATTCATTTTGCTAGCTAATGATTTTCGACAAACTTTACCAGTTATACCACGTTCAGTACCTGCAGATGAATTGAATGCATGTCTCAAATCATCAGTTTTATGGCGGTATGTGGAGAAAATATCTTTAAAGACCAATATGCGTGTTCAATTACAACAAGATGAATCTTCTGAACCATTTGCAAAACAATTATTAGATATTGGGAatggtaaaatggaaatagatcaATCCACACACTGTATTACATTACCAGAAAACTTTTGTCACATTGTAAAATCCACTGATGAATTGATTGCCAAAGCTTTTTCAAATTTATCGCAGAATTATAAAAATAACCAACGGATTAGTGAGCGTGCTATATTGGCAGCTAAAAACATTGATGTGAATTTAATAAACTGCACAATTCAAATTAAAATACCTGATGAAGAAACAACATATAAATCCATAGATACTGTTGTCAATCACGATGAATCAGTTAATTATCCAAcagaattttttaattcattGGATCTACAAGGAATGCCACCACATATTTTATCTTTGGAAATTGGTCCCCCAATCATCCTTCTACGAAATATAAATCCATCGCAACTATGCAATGGGACTAGGCTATcagtaaaaaaattaataaataacataattgaGGCAACCATTTTAAAGGGAAAACATCAAGGGGAACATGTGCTACTACCACGCAATCCCATAATACCAACGAATACTTCATTTGAATTCAAACGTCTACAGTTTCCGGTACGACTAGTCTTTGCAATGACCATTAACAAAACACAGGAACAATCATTGCAAGTATGTGGATTAAATTTGGTAAATCCATGCTTCTCATATGGACAGCTGTACGTTGGGTGTTCTCGAGTTGGAAAACCttcaaatttatttattcttgCACCAgataggaaaacaaataatgttGTATATTTACAAGCACTACTAAGATAA